The sequence CATTTCTTATATTTAAGGTAACCCTTATCCTTTTTGTGGTTACAGTTATAGAATTTATCATAGCTTTTGTGATGGATGCAGGAACAGTAAGAACAGGTATATTTCTTGTACTCACTATTTTAAAGGCATTTTATATAGTAGCAGAGTTTATGCACTTAGGACACGAGAAGAAAACATTAGTATATGCAATATTGCTTCCTTTTATTTTTATTGTATGGCTTATAATTGCTCTTCTGTATCAAGGAGCAGATATTTTAAATACTTTAGGAATATAAAATAATATTATGAAAGCTATGAAAGTTTTTACTTTTATTTTTTACAGTTGTATTGCCCTGTTATTATTTTTTATGCTGGATAGGAGAATTTCTAACGTTCCACCATTAGGAAAATTTTTTGATCCCCTCCATGGATTTTGGAAAAATAGTGAAAATGAGGCATTGAAAATACCGCCTACACTCCAGTTAAAAGGGTTGAAAGAATCTGTTAAAGTATATTGGGATAAACAATATATTCCACATATTTTTGCAAATAATGAGTATGATATGTATTATACACAAGGGTATATAGCAGCGTTTCATAGATTATGGCAGATGGAGTTCCAGATGAAAAAAACAGCAGGTAGACTCTCTGAAATTTTAGGAAGTATTACCCTACCTATTGATAGGGAACAAAGAAGAAAAGGTATGGTCTACTATGCACAAAAACATATCGAGCATATTGAAAAAGATACTACTATTATGAAAGTGCTGCAACCATTTATTGATGGTGTCAATGAATATATTTCACATCTCGGATATAAAAATTATCCAATAGAATATAAACTCTTAGATTATAAACCCGAAAAATGGGACATACTCAAAATGGCACTCCTACAAATGGAAATGTCAGACCAACTTTCATCGGGGAACAGAGATTTAGAAAATACAAATTTAGTACATATATTAGGAAAAGAAACGTTTAACTTTCTTTTTCCCGAAAAATATTCTGCTCTCTCTCCCGTAGTAAACAATTCTGAAAAAGGATATACATTTGATATTCTCAAAACATCAAAACCTGATGAAAAAATACCCACAGAAAAAATAATAGAAACTATATCACAGCCAGATCCTTTGAATGGAAGTAATAATTTTGCCGTATCACCTCAAAAAAGCTACAGCGGAAATGTGCTTCTTGCAAACGAACCAGATTTAGGATTAAATTCCCCCTCTCTATGGTATGTATCACATCTGAACTGCCCTACTGTAAATGTTATGGGGGCATTATTCCCAGGGCAACCTGGAATTATTATAGGATTTACTGATTCTATTGGATGGGGATTTACAAATTCTCCACGTGATGTAGTAGATTTTTATCTCATAGAATTTGCAAATTCTAAACGAGAAGAGTATAAGTATAACGAAAAATGGCTTAAAACACAAACCGTATTAGAAAAAATTAAAATAAGAGGCGAAAAAACTTTTATAGATACTGTTCTCTATACACACTACGGACCTATTGTATATGATAGAAACTTTAAATCAAGCAGCCAAACAACTAATTTTGCTATGCGATGGGTTGCCCACGAGCAATCAAATTTTTTTAGAATATTCTACACTCTTAATAAAGCGAAAAATTATAGTGACTTTTTAGAATCCCTGTCTTATTTTGACTCTCCCGCTCAAAATGTTATTTATGGAGATGTATTTGGAAATATTGCTATATGGGTAGAAGGAAAATTTCCTCTTAAATGGAAAGAACAAGGAAAATTTCTTATGGACGGAACAGATAGCAAATACGAATGGACACAATTTATTCCCCAAGAACAGAACGCATACGAACTGAACCCTAAAAAAGGATTTGTAAGCTCCGCTAACCAGTACCCAATAGATACTCTATACCCATATTACGTATATGATGATAATTATGAATATTATAGAAACCGACGTATAAATAACGTATTAGGAACGCTTTCCAAAATAACCATTCAAGATATGATGGAT is a genomic window of Chitinophagaceae bacterium containing:
- a CDS encoding cytochrome C oxidase subunit IV family protein — its product is MKNYNYQEKNREIQPISKEKAFLIFKVTLILFVVTVIEFIIAFVMDAGTVRTGIFLVLTILKAFYIVAEFMHLGHEKKTLVYAILLPFIFIVWLIIALLYQGADILNTLGI
- a CDS encoding penicillin acylase family protein encodes the protein MKAMKVFTFIFYSCIALLLFFMLDRRISNVPPLGKFFDPLHGFWKNSENEALKIPPTLQLKGLKESVKVYWDKQYIPHIFANNEYDMYYTQGYIAAFHRLWQMEFQMKKTAGRLSEILGSITLPIDREQRRKGMVYYAQKHIEHIEKDTTIMKVLQPFIDGVNEYISHLGYKNYPIEYKLLDYKPEKWDILKMALLQMEMSDQLSSGNRDLENTNLVHILGKETFNFLFPEKYSALSPVVNNSEKGYTFDILKTSKPDEKIPTEKIIETISQPDPLNGSNNFAVSPQKSYSGNVLLANEPDLGLNSPSLWYVSHLNCPTVNVMGALFPGQPGIIIGFTDSIGWGFTNSPRDVVDFYLIEFANSKREEYKYNEKWLKTQTVLEKIKIRGEKTFIDTVLYTHYGPIVYDRNFKSSSQTTNFAMRWVAHEQSNFFRIFYTLNKAKNYSDFLESLSYFDSPAQNVIYGDVFGNIAIWVEGKFPLKWKEQGKFLMDGTDSKYEWTQFIPQEQNAYELNPKKGFVSSANQYPIDTLYPYYVYDDNYEYYRNRRINNVLGTLSKITIQDMMDLQNDNFNLKASENTSFMLEGLDTIFMDKKMYKIYKDLKKWNYEYQHNKPEAVYFEVWWNKMYEQLWDEFDTMKVAVYKPSSFHTAHILKHYPTNPFINIVSTPNTETLSDILKLSFYAMVDSLNKWEKANPDKLLTLGNFKNTTVTHLLRLKPFSKEGIMIGGNGNTVNAASHKHGPSWRMIVELDKKGVKAYGIYPGSQTGNPGNVSYNSMIDDWAKGNYYPLLFSNDEKYIQNKSLFIQTLNPKK